A single Venturia canescens isolate UGA chromosome 1, ASM1945775v1, whole genome shotgun sequence DNA region contains:
- the LOC122419441 gene encoding myelin regulatory factor-like protein isoform X1: protein MDVIGDGDEQTLQAILGRGDFVGGIDNEALDFSQLEDFINSDSEQPATYFADTLAHNENGGTANHNGRVEATNQPPPTRLPSPITQNLPVGAPCPPGSTPVPPSTTYKDPQTYALPHALPESPPDSGSEPPYSPPGHHETSQHVHSPHEKAALQEILLQHQNNATNYSPNLLPPSPRAIAPTNDTLLLTHPVLTPLLTPSTPSLTPQQPLGTSLVPLPQEHSPGAGITTLYSSLQSAPKKRKLSQDGLVHVKQEPELGTVEHSCSSSSAVLDGDEVNGDNSYIDASYQCIRFHPFQQTSWHALCDHNLKELPTPHYRVDADKGFNFSNSDDAFVCQKKNHFQITCHAQLQGEAVFVRTGEGLKKISSFQLHFYGVKVESPTQTIRVEQSQSDRSKKPFHPVVAGFRVELGGERVTKVTVGRLHFSETTSNNMRKKGKPNPDQRYFHLVVGLHAHTADQSSYQVVAHASERIIVRVFVQASNPGQFESEGTGVGAEGGWQRGAAPDSVYHAGRVGINTDRPDEALVVHGNMKVTGHIVQPSDARAKQNVQEVDTREQLRNVQQLRVVRYRYAPEFALHSGIGMKAQEDTGVIAQEVQEILPEAVLPAGDIVLPNGQRIENFLVVNKERIFMENVGAVKELCKVTDSLETRIDQLERINKRLAKLKRGDSLKSSVSTVSSISSNNYASSTNAKNGLPSGNAKRSSKDEDLLCSNKFIQIIIVILILIMAFCLVAMATLYFLEYQKRSNLEWSAVAGAGMLAIGPVHVPTLPTTPQHDPRFNPRLDSTLSPSYTRHGLFTKGEMDPHIGVKGNTVSTPSPSTKEQIYTHEITWYPFGHSGPQPKPEKNSEFPSNWLSRSNTGAVPSNVDENDQSSDVDAPPPTKGPVALGRPADCPIHFTELDSPCQIYCCASEIHQLEEPHPEHPPEKKSMSDHLEQPLSIHEEKRKLNKGLQNGISPSDPSTQTLVKENNYKYLHKRTRREAGGGGDWGEVASNAAGSLPPEPKPQLHIVAKSFNATLDQRYCSITSASTPNNFSCSVPLSKHMPDTHLTLHFVGMPWYWQVVQNCPVPPSAVVDEAMMCGGWGYTVQHQQPQFTETTNQPGDQSFTLDVAYYLRKTLIFRVPTVQPQENVCKNRHGGDYLEFTLHFYRDCDG from the exons GAAGGGGCGATTTCGTAGGTGGCATCGACAACGAGGcactcgatttttctcagctgGAAGACTTCATCAACAGCGATAGCGAACAACCGGCAAC CTATTTTGCCGACACACTCGCTCACAACGAGAATGGTGGGACAGCGAACCACAACGGACGAGTCGAGGCGACGAATCAACCACCACCGACCAGACTGCCGTCGCCCATCACCCAAAATCTTCCGGTCGGTGCACCCTGTCCACCCGGAAGTACTCCCGTACCACCCTCGACTACGTACAAGGATCCTCAAACATACGCCCTTCC gcaTGCATTACCCGAGAGTCCACCTGACAGCGGAAGCGAGCCTCCGTATTCGCCGCCAGGTCACCATGAAACCTCGCAACATGTACATTCGCCAC ACGAAAAAGCTGCGCTCCAAGAAATTCTATTACAACACCAAAACAACGCGACGAATTACTCCCCAAATTTGTTGCCACCTTCCCCCAGAGCAATCGCACCCACCAACGATACCCTCCTCTTAACTCACCCTGTATTAACGCCCCTTTTAACTCCATCGACTCCGAGCCTCACGCCGCAACAACCACTTGGTACGTCTTTGGTTCCTCTACCTCAGGAGCACAGTCCTGGTGCTGGCATTACGACCCTCTACTCTTCTCTTCAGTCAGCaccgaagaaaagaaaactcagTCAGGATGGCCTCGTTCATGTAAAACAA GAACCAGAGTTGGGAACAGTGGAGCACAGCTGCAGCAGTAGCAGCGCGGTGCTGGACGGGGACGAGGTCAACGGCGACAATTCGTACATCGACGCGAGTTATCAATGCATAAGATTCCATCCGTTCCAGCAGACGTCGTGGCATGCGTTGTGCGACCACAATCTCAAAGAGTTGCCGACACCGCATTACAGGGTGGACGCTGACAAGGGCTTCAATTTTAGCAATTCCGACGACGCCTTTGTCTGTCAAAAGAAAAACCATTTCCAG ATCACTTGTCACGCTCAACTCCAGGGCGAAGCAGTATTCGTCAGAACTGGCGAAGGCCTCAAGAAAATCAGCAGCTTTCAGCTCCATTTTTACGGCGTCAAAGTCGAATCACCGACGCAAACGATACGCGTCGAACAGAGCCAAAGTGACAGGAGTAAAAAGCCATTTCATCCTGTGGT AGCTGGTTTCAGGGTGGAATTGGGCGGCGAACGAGTGACCAAAGTTACGGTCGGACGCCTCCACTTCAGCGAAACGACGAGCAATAATATGAGGAAGAAGGGCAAGCCGAATCCGGATCAACGCTACTTCCATCTCGTCGTAGGATTGCACGCGCACACCGCCGATCAATCCAGTTACCAAGTCGTCGCACACGCCTCCGAAAGGATTATTGTTAGG GTATTTGTGCAGGCGAGTAATCCTGGACAATTCGAGTCAGAAGGTACGGGGGTTGGTGCCGAAGGTGGATGGCAAAGAGGAGCTGCACCGGACAGCGTTTATCATGCTGGTCGGGTTGGTATAAACACCGACAGGCCGGACGAGGCCCTCGTTGTACATGGCAACATGAAA gtaACGGGGCACATTGTCCAGCCGAGTGATGCCAGAGCGAAGCAAAACGTTCAGGAAGTCGACACGCGGGAGCAGCTTCGAAACGTCCAACAATTGCGAGTAGTTCGGTACAGATACGCACCAGAGTTTGCTTTGCATTCGGGAATCGGTATGAAAGCGCAAGAAGACACGGGCGTTATTGCCCAAGAAGTACAAGAGATATTGCCCGAAGCTGTATTACCCGCTGGCGATATTGTTCTTCCGAATGGTCAAAGAATCGAAAATTTCCTGGTCGTCAATAAGGAAAGAATATTTATGGAGAACGTGGGCGCTGTCAAAGAATTGTGCAAG GTCACTGATAGCTTGGAGACTCGAATAGATCAATTGGAAAGGATCAATAAGCGTCTGGCGAAATTGAAGCGGGGCGACAGTCTCAAGAGTTCCGTCAGCACAGTGTCGAGTATTTCTAGCAATAATTATGCATCCTCGACCAACGCGAAGAACGGCCTGCCCAGTGGGAATGCCAAGAGATCGTCCAAAGACGAGGATCTTCTGTGCAGCAATAAATTCATTCAGATCATAATCGTTATCCTCATTCTTATAATGGCTTTTTG CCTCGTGGCAATGGCGACTCTGTACTTTCTGGAATATCAAAAGAGAAGTAACCTCGAATGGTCGGCTGTAGCGGGTGCTGGTATGCTCGCAATCGGGCCCGTCCACGTCCCGACATTACCCACGACCCCGCAGCACGATCCTCGTTTCAATCCTCGCCTCGATAGCACTTTGTCGCCTTCTTATACCAGACACGGTTTATTCACAAAAGGAGAAATGGACCCCCACATAGGTGTGAAGGGCAATACGGTTTCTACGCCTTCTCCAAGCACCAAAGAACAAATTTATACACACGAAATAACTTGGTATCCTTTTGGACATTCGGGACCGCAGCCGAAGCCTGAAAAAAATAG TGAATTTCCGAGCAATTGGTTAAGCAGAAGCAATACAGGTGCGGTACCGAGCAATGTCGATGAAAATGATCAAAGTTCGGACGTCGATGCTCCACCACCAACGAAGGGTCCCGTGGCTCTGGGACGACCAGCGGATTGTCCAATCCATTTCACCGAATTAGATAGCCCGTGTCAG ATATATTGTTGTGCCTCGGAAATTCACCAGCTTGAAGAACCTCATCCGGAACATCCACCGGAAAAAAAGTCCATGT cagaccATCTGGAGCAACCGTTGAGTATACATGAGGAGAAACGGAAGTTAAACAAGGGCCTGCAAAATGGCATTAGTCCGTCCGATCCGAGCACTCAGACTCTCGTCAAAGAG aataacTACAAATATCTCCACAAACGGACACGAAGAGAAGCCGGGGGCGGTGGGGATTGGGGAGAAGTAGCGAGCAACGCAGCTGGTTCTTTGCCTCCAGAACCCAAGCCTCAATTGCACATTGTCGCAAAGAGTTTCAACGCTACTCTCGATCAAAGATACTGTTCAATAACTTCGGCAAGCACACCGAACAATTTCAGTTGCAGCGTACCCCTCTCAAAACACATGCCTGACACTCATTTGACGCTACATTTCGT TGGCATGCCGTGGTACTGGCAAGTTGTCCAAAATTGTCCCGTTCCACCGAGCGCTGTAGTCGATGAAGCAATGATGTGTGGTGGTTGGGGTTACACCGTTCAACATCAGCAACCACAATTCACAGAAACAACCAACCAGCCTGGTGATCAATCCTTCACTCTTGACGTTGCTTACTATCTGAgaaaaactttgatattccgtGTCCCTACTGTACAACCTCAGGAG AATGTCTGCAAGAACAGGCATGGCGGTGATTATCTGGAGTTTACATTACATTTCTACAGAGATTGCGACGGTTGA
- the LOC122419441 gene encoding myelin regulatory factor-like protein isoform X2: MDVIGDGDEQTLQAILGRGDFVGGIDNEALDFSQLEDFINSDSEQPATYFADTLAHNENGGTANHNGRVEATNQPPPTRLPSPITQNLPVGAPCPPGSTPVPPSTTYKDPQTYALPHALPESPPDSGSEPPYSPPGHHETSQHVHSPHEKAALQEILLQHQNNATNYSPNLLPPSPRAIAPTNDTLLLTHPVLTPLLTPSTPSLTPQQPLGTSLVPLPQEHSPGAGITTLYSSLQSAPKKRKLSQDGLVHVKQEPELGTVEHSCSSSSAVLDGDEVNGDNSYIDASYQCIRFHPFQQTSWHALCDHNLKELPTPHYRVDADKGFNFSNSDDAFVCQKKNHFQITCHAQLQGEAVFVRTGEGLKKISSFQLHFYGVKVESPTQTIRVEQSQSDRSKKPFHPVVAGFRVELGGERVTKVTVGRLHFSETTSNNMRKKGKPNPDQRYFHLVVGLHAHTADQSSYQVVAHASERIIVRVFVQASNPGQFESEGTGVGAEGGWQRGAAPDSVYHAGRVGINTDRPDEALVVHGNMKVTGHIVQPSDARAKQNVQEVDTREQLRNVQQLRVVRYRYAPEFALHSGIGMKAQEDTGVIAQEVQEILPEAVLPAGDIVLPNGQRIENFLVVNKERIFMENVGAVKELCKVTDSLETRIDQLERINKRLAKLKRGDSLKSSVSTVSSISSNNYASSTNAKNGLPSGNAKRSSKDEDLLCSNKFIQIIIVILILIMAFCLVAMATLYFLEYQKRSNLEWSAVAGAGMLAIGPVHVPTLPTTPQHDPRFNPRLDSTLSPSYTRHGLFTKGEMDPHIGVKGNTVSTPSPSTKEQIYTHEITWYPFGHSGPQPKPEKNSEFPSNWLSRSNTGAVPSNVDENDQSSDVDAPPPTKGPVALGRPADCPIHFTELDSPCQIYCCASEIHQLEEPHPEHPPEKKSMYHLEQPLSIHEEKRKLNKGLQNGISPSDPSTQTLVKENNYKYLHKRTRREAGGGGDWGEVASNAAGSLPPEPKPQLHIVAKSFNATLDQRYCSITSASTPNNFSCSVPLSKHMPDTHLTLHFVGMPWYWQVVQNCPVPPSAVVDEAMMCGGWGYTVQHQQPQFTETTNQPGDQSFTLDVAYYLRKTLIFRVPTVQPQENVCKNRHGGDYLEFTLHFYRDCDG; this comes from the exons GAAGGGGCGATTTCGTAGGTGGCATCGACAACGAGGcactcgatttttctcagctgGAAGACTTCATCAACAGCGATAGCGAACAACCGGCAAC CTATTTTGCCGACACACTCGCTCACAACGAGAATGGTGGGACAGCGAACCACAACGGACGAGTCGAGGCGACGAATCAACCACCACCGACCAGACTGCCGTCGCCCATCACCCAAAATCTTCCGGTCGGTGCACCCTGTCCACCCGGAAGTACTCCCGTACCACCCTCGACTACGTACAAGGATCCTCAAACATACGCCCTTCC gcaTGCATTACCCGAGAGTCCACCTGACAGCGGAAGCGAGCCTCCGTATTCGCCGCCAGGTCACCATGAAACCTCGCAACATGTACATTCGCCAC ACGAAAAAGCTGCGCTCCAAGAAATTCTATTACAACACCAAAACAACGCGACGAATTACTCCCCAAATTTGTTGCCACCTTCCCCCAGAGCAATCGCACCCACCAACGATACCCTCCTCTTAACTCACCCTGTATTAACGCCCCTTTTAACTCCATCGACTCCGAGCCTCACGCCGCAACAACCACTTGGTACGTCTTTGGTTCCTCTACCTCAGGAGCACAGTCCTGGTGCTGGCATTACGACCCTCTACTCTTCTCTTCAGTCAGCaccgaagaaaagaaaactcagTCAGGATGGCCTCGTTCATGTAAAACAA GAACCAGAGTTGGGAACAGTGGAGCACAGCTGCAGCAGTAGCAGCGCGGTGCTGGACGGGGACGAGGTCAACGGCGACAATTCGTACATCGACGCGAGTTATCAATGCATAAGATTCCATCCGTTCCAGCAGACGTCGTGGCATGCGTTGTGCGACCACAATCTCAAAGAGTTGCCGACACCGCATTACAGGGTGGACGCTGACAAGGGCTTCAATTTTAGCAATTCCGACGACGCCTTTGTCTGTCAAAAGAAAAACCATTTCCAG ATCACTTGTCACGCTCAACTCCAGGGCGAAGCAGTATTCGTCAGAACTGGCGAAGGCCTCAAGAAAATCAGCAGCTTTCAGCTCCATTTTTACGGCGTCAAAGTCGAATCACCGACGCAAACGATACGCGTCGAACAGAGCCAAAGTGACAGGAGTAAAAAGCCATTTCATCCTGTGGT AGCTGGTTTCAGGGTGGAATTGGGCGGCGAACGAGTGACCAAAGTTACGGTCGGACGCCTCCACTTCAGCGAAACGACGAGCAATAATATGAGGAAGAAGGGCAAGCCGAATCCGGATCAACGCTACTTCCATCTCGTCGTAGGATTGCACGCGCACACCGCCGATCAATCCAGTTACCAAGTCGTCGCACACGCCTCCGAAAGGATTATTGTTAGG GTATTTGTGCAGGCGAGTAATCCTGGACAATTCGAGTCAGAAGGTACGGGGGTTGGTGCCGAAGGTGGATGGCAAAGAGGAGCTGCACCGGACAGCGTTTATCATGCTGGTCGGGTTGGTATAAACACCGACAGGCCGGACGAGGCCCTCGTTGTACATGGCAACATGAAA gtaACGGGGCACATTGTCCAGCCGAGTGATGCCAGAGCGAAGCAAAACGTTCAGGAAGTCGACACGCGGGAGCAGCTTCGAAACGTCCAACAATTGCGAGTAGTTCGGTACAGATACGCACCAGAGTTTGCTTTGCATTCGGGAATCGGTATGAAAGCGCAAGAAGACACGGGCGTTATTGCCCAAGAAGTACAAGAGATATTGCCCGAAGCTGTATTACCCGCTGGCGATATTGTTCTTCCGAATGGTCAAAGAATCGAAAATTTCCTGGTCGTCAATAAGGAAAGAATATTTATGGAGAACGTGGGCGCTGTCAAAGAATTGTGCAAG GTCACTGATAGCTTGGAGACTCGAATAGATCAATTGGAAAGGATCAATAAGCGTCTGGCGAAATTGAAGCGGGGCGACAGTCTCAAGAGTTCCGTCAGCACAGTGTCGAGTATTTCTAGCAATAATTATGCATCCTCGACCAACGCGAAGAACGGCCTGCCCAGTGGGAATGCCAAGAGATCGTCCAAAGACGAGGATCTTCTGTGCAGCAATAAATTCATTCAGATCATAATCGTTATCCTCATTCTTATAATGGCTTTTTG CCTCGTGGCAATGGCGACTCTGTACTTTCTGGAATATCAAAAGAGAAGTAACCTCGAATGGTCGGCTGTAGCGGGTGCTGGTATGCTCGCAATCGGGCCCGTCCACGTCCCGACATTACCCACGACCCCGCAGCACGATCCTCGTTTCAATCCTCGCCTCGATAGCACTTTGTCGCCTTCTTATACCAGACACGGTTTATTCACAAAAGGAGAAATGGACCCCCACATAGGTGTGAAGGGCAATACGGTTTCTACGCCTTCTCCAAGCACCAAAGAACAAATTTATACACACGAAATAACTTGGTATCCTTTTGGACATTCGGGACCGCAGCCGAAGCCTGAAAAAAATAG TGAATTTCCGAGCAATTGGTTAAGCAGAAGCAATACAGGTGCGGTACCGAGCAATGTCGATGAAAATGATCAAAGTTCGGACGTCGATGCTCCACCACCAACGAAGGGTCCCGTGGCTCTGGGACGACCAGCGGATTGTCCAATCCATTTCACCGAATTAGATAGCCCGTGTCAG ATATATTGTTGTGCCTCGGAAATTCACCAGCTTGAAGAACCTCATCCGGAACATCCACCGGAAAAAAAGTCCATGT accATCTGGAGCAACCGTTGAGTATACATGAGGAGAAACGGAAGTTAAACAAGGGCCTGCAAAATGGCATTAGTCCGTCCGATCCGAGCACTCAGACTCTCGTCAAAGAG aataacTACAAATATCTCCACAAACGGACACGAAGAGAAGCCGGGGGCGGTGGGGATTGGGGAGAAGTAGCGAGCAACGCAGCTGGTTCTTTGCCTCCAGAACCCAAGCCTCAATTGCACATTGTCGCAAAGAGTTTCAACGCTACTCTCGATCAAAGATACTGTTCAATAACTTCGGCAAGCACACCGAACAATTTCAGTTGCAGCGTACCCCTCTCAAAACACATGCCTGACACTCATTTGACGCTACATTTCGT TGGCATGCCGTGGTACTGGCAAGTTGTCCAAAATTGTCCCGTTCCACCGAGCGCTGTAGTCGATGAAGCAATGATGTGTGGTGGTTGGGGTTACACCGTTCAACATCAGCAACCACAATTCACAGAAACAACCAACCAGCCTGGTGATCAATCCTTCACTCTTGACGTTGCTTACTATCTGAgaaaaactttgatattccgtGTCCCTACTGTACAACCTCAGGAG AATGTCTGCAAGAACAGGCATGGCGGTGATTATCTGGAGTTTACATTACATTTCTACAGAGATTGCGACGGTTGA
- the LOC122419441 gene encoding myelin regulatory factor-like protein isoform X3 produces MDVIGDGDEQTLQAILGRGDFVGGIDNEALDFSQLEDFINSDSEQPATYFADTLAHNENGGTANHNGRVEATNQPPPTRLPSPITQNLPVGAPCPPGSTPVPPSTTYKDPQTYALPHALPESPPDSGSEPPYSPPGHHETSQHVHSPHEKAALQEILLQHQNNATNYSPNLLPPSPRAIAPTNDTLLLTHPVLTPLLTPSTPSLTPQQPLGTSLVPLPQEHSPGAGITTLYSSLQSAPKKRKLSQDGLVHVKQEPELGTVEHSCSSSSAVLDGDEVNGDNSYIDASYQCIRFHPFQQTSWHALCDHNLKELPTPHYRVDADKGFNFSNSDDAFVCQKKNHFQITCHAQLQGEAVFVRTGEGLKKISSFQLHFYGVKVESPTQTIRVEQSQSDRSKKPFHPVVAGFRVELGGERVTKVTVGRLHFSETTSNNMRKKGKPNPDQRYFHLVVGLHAHTADQSSYQVVAHASERIIVRASNPGQFESEGTGVGAEGGWQRGAAPDSVYHAGRVGINTDRPDEALVVHGNMKVTGHIVQPSDARAKQNVQEVDTREQLRNVQQLRVVRYRYAPEFALHSGIGMKAQEDTGVIAQEVQEILPEAVLPAGDIVLPNGQRIENFLVVNKERIFMENVGAVKELCKVTDSLETRIDQLERINKRLAKLKRGDSLKSSVSTVSSISSNNYASSTNAKNGLPSGNAKRSSKDEDLLCSNKFIQIIIVILILIMAFCLVAMATLYFLEYQKRSNLEWSAVAGAGMLAIGPVHVPTLPTTPQHDPRFNPRLDSTLSPSYTRHGLFTKGEMDPHIGVKGNTVSTPSPSTKEQIYTHEITWYPFGHSGPQPKPEKNSEFPSNWLSRSNTGAVPSNVDENDQSSDVDAPPPTKGPVALGRPADCPIHFTELDSPCQIYCCASEIHQLEEPHPEHPPEKKSMSDHLEQPLSIHEEKRKLNKGLQNGISPSDPSTQTLVKENNYKYLHKRTRREAGGGGDWGEVASNAAGSLPPEPKPQLHIVAKSFNATLDQRYCSITSASTPNNFSCSVPLSKHMPDTHLTLHFVGMPWYWQVVQNCPVPPSAVVDEAMMCGGWGYTVQHQQPQFTETTNQPGDQSFTLDVAYYLRKTLIFRVPTVQPQENVCKNRHGGDYLEFTLHFYRDCDG; encoded by the exons GAAGGGGCGATTTCGTAGGTGGCATCGACAACGAGGcactcgatttttctcagctgGAAGACTTCATCAACAGCGATAGCGAACAACCGGCAAC CTATTTTGCCGACACACTCGCTCACAACGAGAATGGTGGGACAGCGAACCACAACGGACGAGTCGAGGCGACGAATCAACCACCACCGACCAGACTGCCGTCGCCCATCACCCAAAATCTTCCGGTCGGTGCACCCTGTCCACCCGGAAGTACTCCCGTACCACCCTCGACTACGTACAAGGATCCTCAAACATACGCCCTTCC gcaTGCATTACCCGAGAGTCCACCTGACAGCGGAAGCGAGCCTCCGTATTCGCCGCCAGGTCACCATGAAACCTCGCAACATGTACATTCGCCAC ACGAAAAAGCTGCGCTCCAAGAAATTCTATTACAACACCAAAACAACGCGACGAATTACTCCCCAAATTTGTTGCCACCTTCCCCCAGAGCAATCGCACCCACCAACGATACCCTCCTCTTAACTCACCCTGTATTAACGCCCCTTTTAACTCCATCGACTCCGAGCCTCACGCCGCAACAACCACTTGGTACGTCTTTGGTTCCTCTACCTCAGGAGCACAGTCCTGGTGCTGGCATTACGACCCTCTACTCTTCTCTTCAGTCAGCaccgaagaaaagaaaactcagTCAGGATGGCCTCGTTCATGTAAAACAA GAACCAGAGTTGGGAACAGTGGAGCACAGCTGCAGCAGTAGCAGCGCGGTGCTGGACGGGGACGAGGTCAACGGCGACAATTCGTACATCGACGCGAGTTATCAATGCATAAGATTCCATCCGTTCCAGCAGACGTCGTGGCATGCGTTGTGCGACCACAATCTCAAAGAGTTGCCGACACCGCATTACAGGGTGGACGCTGACAAGGGCTTCAATTTTAGCAATTCCGACGACGCCTTTGTCTGTCAAAAGAAAAACCATTTCCAG ATCACTTGTCACGCTCAACTCCAGGGCGAAGCAGTATTCGTCAGAACTGGCGAAGGCCTCAAGAAAATCAGCAGCTTTCAGCTCCATTTTTACGGCGTCAAAGTCGAATCACCGACGCAAACGATACGCGTCGAACAGAGCCAAAGTGACAGGAGTAAAAAGCCATTTCATCCTGTGGT AGCTGGTTTCAGGGTGGAATTGGGCGGCGAACGAGTGACCAAAGTTACGGTCGGACGCCTCCACTTCAGCGAAACGACGAGCAATAATATGAGGAAGAAGGGCAAGCCGAATCCGGATCAACGCTACTTCCATCTCGTCGTAGGATTGCACGCGCACACCGCCGATCAATCCAGTTACCAAGTCGTCGCACACGCCTCCGAAAGGATTATTGTTAGG GCGAGTAATCCTGGACAATTCGAGTCAGAAGGTACGGGGGTTGGTGCCGAAGGTGGATGGCAAAGAGGAGCTGCACCGGACAGCGTTTATCATGCTGGTCGGGTTGGTATAAACACCGACAGGCCGGACGAGGCCCTCGTTGTACATGGCAACATGAAA gtaACGGGGCACATTGTCCAGCCGAGTGATGCCAGAGCGAAGCAAAACGTTCAGGAAGTCGACACGCGGGAGCAGCTTCGAAACGTCCAACAATTGCGAGTAGTTCGGTACAGATACGCACCAGAGTTTGCTTTGCATTCGGGAATCGGTATGAAAGCGCAAGAAGACACGGGCGTTATTGCCCAAGAAGTACAAGAGATATTGCCCGAAGCTGTATTACCCGCTGGCGATATTGTTCTTCCGAATGGTCAAAGAATCGAAAATTTCCTGGTCGTCAATAAGGAAAGAATATTTATGGAGAACGTGGGCGCTGTCAAAGAATTGTGCAAG GTCACTGATAGCTTGGAGACTCGAATAGATCAATTGGAAAGGATCAATAAGCGTCTGGCGAAATTGAAGCGGGGCGACAGTCTCAAGAGTTCCGTCAGCACAGTGTCGAGTATTTCTAGCAATAATTATGCATCCTCGACCAACGCGAAGAACGGCCTGCCCAGTGGGAATGCCAAGAGATCGTCCAAAGACGAGGATCTTCTGTGCAGCAATAAATTCATTCAGATCATAATCGTTATCCTCATTCTTATAATGGCTTTTTG CCTCGTGGCAATGGCGACTCTGTACTTTCTGGAATATCAAAAGAGAAGTAACCTCGAATGGTCGGCTGTAGCGGGTGCTGGTATGCTCGCAATCGGGCCCGTCCACGTCCCGACATTACCCACGACCCCGCAGCACGATCCTCGTTTCAATCCTCGCCTCGATAGCACTTTGTCGCCTTCTTATACCAGACACGGTTTATTCACAAAAGGAGAAATGGACCCCCACATAGGTGTGAAGGGCAATACGGTTTCTACGCCTTCTCCAAGCACCAAAGAACAAATTTATACACACGAAATAACTTGGTATCCTTTTGGACATTCGGGACCGCAGCCGAAGCCTGAAAAAAATAG TGAATTTCCGAGCAATTGGTTAAGCAGAAGCAATACAGGTGCGGTACCGAGCAATGTCGATGAAAATGATCAAAGTTCGGACGTCGATGCTCCACCACCAACGAAGGGTCCCGTGGCTCTGGGACGACCAGCGGATTGTCCAATCCATTTCACCGAATTAGATAGCCCGTGTCAG ATATATTGTTGTGCCTCGGAAATTCACCAGCTTGAAGAACCTCATCCGGAACATCCACCGGAAAAAAAGTCCATGT cagaccATCTGGAGCAACCGTTGAGTATACATGAGGAGAAACGGAAGTTAAACAAGGGCCTGCAAAATGGCATTAGTCCGTCCGATCCGAGCACTCAGACTCTCGTCAAAGAG aataacTACAAATATCTCCACAAACGGACACGAAGAGAAGCCGGGGGCGGTGGGGATTGGGGAGAAGTAGCGAGCAACGCAGCTGGTTCTTTGCCTCCAGAACCCAAGCCTCAATTGCACATTGTCGCAAAGAGTTTCAACGCTACTCTCGATCAAAGATACTGTTCAATAACTTCGGCAAGCACACCGAACAATTTCAGTTGCAGCGTACCCCTCTCAAAACACATGCCTGACACTCATTTGACGCTACATTTCGT TGGCATGCCGTGGTACTGGCAAGTTGTCCAAAATTGTCCCGTTCCACCGAGCGCTGTAGTCGATGAAGCAATGATGTGTGGTGGTTGGGGTTACACCGTTCAACATCAGCAACCACAATTCACAGAAACAACCAACCAGCCTGGTGATCAATCCTTCACTCTTGACGTTGCTTACTATCTGAgaaaaactttgatattccgtGTCCCTACTGTACAACCTCAGGAG AATGTCTGCAAGAACAGGCATGGCGGTGATTATCTGGAGTTTACATTACATTTCTACAGAGATTGCGACGGTTGA